From a single Candoia aspera isolate rCanAsp1 chromosome 2, rCanAsp1.hap2, whole genome shotgun sequence genomic region:
- the FAAP100 gene encoding Fanconi anemia core complex-associated protein 100, with amino-acid sequence MAQVGHRVDYLAGFCCPVGGLAAGKPRVLCHENQIYLSNGTEYVYVYDQEGRLMKAVYRFPDQVWHVELLPLHHQLYILCAGVGIYCVSLDYQSRLVKQTDGEENDCFSSIFPMGCDACTFPDATLCTFTLLSDVLVTLSQVQEKWCMNLHKLPGPEDQEKLPNQPVSHVDITTSTSNDGDLSLAHFLPVLCCASAPGASDRWEGLRHSGGFVLEEPLFSLLFGVDAAMLDSPMILCGFPDGQLCSVPLKALSSPGGHGWEDSPVKILHHLEEPVVFIGALRTERKSPGAEEPLAYGGLGCDCVVALGHYGKMVAIKASQEEEVKVPELREYYLQGPVLCAACSGGSCMYYSTHSDIYAVDLDSSTPEAEKVETSAGTLPSALSPASLSICSVVALSLSSRESEGESEFLALSAKGRLMTCGLCSPDDTQPVKMNADKAGQRIKELLSGIGHVSERVSSLKKAVDQKNQALTCLNQVMNVSAALLSSQSGPKPITCTITAHWSHMLVQDTLTVSCILENSSECSLERGWTFCVQLFANSCDLEETSSDSATTYTFPIDQLLPGNKTEVTLPLGPAEGSKLDLPFTVSCSLYYSLQEILGTVSESTELLDDLFSDDSPGLSLDREGICLPLKEVTVDLLQCLRLDDSGMSEASPPAVAISVPGDPVETFLKLSLKSMGESDGLVPEGLSTVDKNYLAPTVASIKVSSELLRTALKDLCAEAPLCCAVLRWLLAGNADVDALRSQEVAVVQGLAPDGGKVQLNIGEVTVSDLSPASPIQAVEIVIQGSPLANMCQLHHAVVRRIQTLILEQAAQDSSPPDIRVQYLHQIQANHEMLLKEAQSLRGNLCRGNDSDATVEKLLHVYQQLRNPSLVVL; translated from the exons ATGGCCCAGGTGGGGCACAGGGTGGATTACCTGGCAGGATTCTGCTGCCCGGTCGGGGGATTGGCAGCCGGGAAGCCCCGCGTGCTGTGCCACGAGAACCAGATCTACCTCTCCAATGGCACCGAGTACGTCTATGTCTACGACCAAGAAGGGCGGCTGATGAAG GCTGTCTACAGGTTTCCTGATCAAGTCTGGCATGTGGAGCTCCTGCCCCTCCACCATCAGCTGTATATCCTGTGTGCTGGAGTTGGCATTTACTGTGTGTCCTTGGACTACCAAAGCAG GTTAGTGAAGCAGACGGATGGTGAAGAAAACGACTGCTTTTCCAGCATCTTCCCCATGGGCTGTGATGCCTGCACTTTCCCTGATGCCACACTTTGCACCTTCACGCTACTCAGTGATGTCTTAGTCACCCTTTCCCAAGTCCAAGAGAAGTGGTGCATGAATCTTCACAAACTCCCAGGCCCTGAGGACCAAGAGAAATTGCCAAATCAGCCAGTCAGCCACGTGGACATCACCACTAGCACAAGCAATGATGGCGACCTGTCTTTAGCCCACTTCCTCCCTGTCCTGTGCTGTGCATCTGCTCCTGGCGCCAGTGACCGCTGGGAGGGACTTCGCCATTCTGGGGGGTTTGTGCTGGAGGAGCCTCTCTTCAGCCTCCTTTTTGGTGTGGATGCCGCCATGCTGGATTCTCCCATGATCCTCTGTGGCTTCCCAGATGGGCAGCTGTGTTCTGTGCCTTTGAAGGCCCTGAGTTCCCCTGGGGGCCATGGCTGGGAAGACTCGCCTGTCAAGATCCTTCACCATCTGGAAGAGCCAGTTGTCTTCATCGGAGCCCTGAGGACTGAACGGAAATCCCCAGGTGCAGAGGAACCTCTGGCCTATGGAGGCTTGGGTTGTGACTGTGTTGTGGCTTTGGGACACTATGGTAAAATGGTGGCCATCAAGGCCTCTCAAGAAGAAGAAGTTAAGGTCCCAGAGCTCCGGGAGTATTATCTACAGGGGCCAGTTCTGTGTGCAGCATGCAGTGGGGGGAGCTGCATGTACTACAGCACCCATTCTGACATCTATGCAGTTGACTTGGACAGCAGCACACCTGAGGCTGAAAAAGTGGAGACTTCAGCAGGGACCCTTCCTTCAGCTTTGTCTCCTGCCAGCTTGAGTATCTGCAGTGTGGTGGCGCTTTCCTTATCTTCCCGGGAGTCAGAAG GAGAGTCTGAATTTCTGGCTCTCTCCGCCAAAGGCCGTCTCATGACGTGTGGCTTGTGCAGCCCAGATGACACGCAGCCGGTCAAAATGAACGCTGACAAAGCCGGGCAGAGGATCAAAGAGCTGCTGTCTGGGATAGGCCATGTGTCTGAAAG AGTGTCCTCCCTAAAAAAAGCTGTGGACCAAAAAAATCAAGCGTTGACATGCCTAAACCAAGTGATGAACGTGAGTGCAGCTTTGCTGTCAAGCCAGAGTGGTCCGAAGCCCATCACTTGCACCATCACTGCCCATTGGAGCCATATGCTGGTTCAGGACACCTTGACAGTCTCCTGCATCTTGGAAAACTCAAGTGAATGCAGCCTTGAGCGGGGCTGGACCTTCTGTGTCCAGCTTTTTGCCAACTCCTGTGACTTGGAGGAAACCTCCTCAGATTCTGCCACCACCTATACCTTCCCTATAGATCAGCTCCTTCCAGGGAACAAGACAGAAGTGACCCTTCCACTCGGCCCTGCTGAAGGCTCCAAACTGGATCTGCCTTTCACTGTCTCCTGCTCGCTCTACTACAGTTTGCAGGAGATCTTAGGCACTGTTTCTGAATCCACTGAGCTTCTGGATGACCTGTTTTCTGACGATTCTCCTGGCCTTTCCCTGGACAGAGAAGGCATCTGCCTGCCCTTGAAGGAAGTCACCGTTGATCTCCTGCAGTGCCTTCGCTTGGATGACAGTGGGATGTCTGAAGCTAGCCCACCTGCTGTGGCCATTTCTGTCCCTGGGGATCCAGTTGAAACCTTCTTGAAGTTATCTCTGAAGAGCATGGGAGAGAGTGATGGGCTTGTCCCAGAGGGACTGAGTACTGTTGATAAAAATTACTTGGCTCCAACTGTAGCTTCAATCAAGGTATCTTCTGAACTGCTGAGAACAGCCTTGAAGGACTTGTGTGCAG AAGCGCCACTCTGCTGTGCTGTGCTGCGATGGCTGCTGGCTGGAAATGCTGACGTGGATGCCCTTCGGAGCCAGGAGGTGGCAGTCGTGCAGGGGCTGGCCCCAGATGGAGGCAAAGTGCAGCTGAACATCGGAGAG GTGACTGTCAGTGACCTGAGCCCAGCAAGTCCTATCCAAGCTGTGGAGATTGTCATCCAGGGCTCTCCACTGGCAAACATGTGTCAGCTGCATCACGCCGTGGTTCGGCGCATTCAG ACTCTGATTTTGGAACAAGCTGCCCAGGATTCTTCTCCCCCAGATATCCGAGTGCAGTATCTCCACCAGATCCAAGCCAACCATGAG ATGCTGCTAAAGGAGGCCCAGTCCCTCCGTGGTAACCTGTGTCGGGGGAATGATTCGGATGCAACAGTGGAGAAGCTTCTGCACGTTTACCAGCAGCTACGCAACCCCAGCCTTGTGGTCCTGTGA